From a region of the Myroides sp. JBRI-B21084 genome:
- a CDS encoding AI-2E family transporter: MNKENRNKHSSLSNNNKQSVAFVIRLACVLFSLIAIVYISVVGKTVLVPLVMGFLVSMLLLPFANFQERKLKFPRILSSLIAPILFSLVVISVIFLIGTQMAQFTQDLPEFQLQMERIFHDVQTFVYNRFGVSEEDQIKYIAKNLDEVLKRGSGFVGTALSSVTSTLASATFVFLATFFFLLYRSHLVKFLIWCFPPKDQRKVKEVVVEIQIIIKQYIFGLFLQLLAVSTLMFIAYSIIGIKYALLFAILCGVLNLIPYVGIFTATVLAALVTLATGQPIQAIWVVVVVIVVNSIDGNIITPKIIGSKVALNSFVVLFGIVIAESIWGIAGMFLAIPILAICKIIFDNVDGLRPYGFVLGEEDAPTPFFEKYYNRYLYRKPKTTILPKSEPEKEQITTENSDNKESDETKV, translated from the coding sequence ATGAATAAAGAAAATAGAAATAAACACTCAAGCTTATCTAATAACAACAAACAATCTGTTGCTTTTGTTATTAGGTTGGCTTGTGTTTTGTTTAGTTTAATTGCTATTGTTTATATTAGTGTTGTAGGTAAAACAGTGTTGGTACCCTTAGTTATGGGGTTTTTAGTATCAATGCTTTTGTTGCCTTTTGCAAATTTTCAAGAAAGAAAACTAAAATTTCCGCGAATTTTATCTTCATTAATAGCACCTATATTGTTTAGTTTGGTTGTTATTAGTGTTATTTTTTTGATAGGTACGCAAATGGCACAATTTACTCAAGACTTGCCAGAGTTTCAACTTCAAATGGAACGCATTTTTCACGATGTACAAACTTTTGTTTACAACCGTTTTGGCGTTTCAGAAGAAGATCAAATTAAATACATTGCCAAAAATCTAGACGAAGTTTTAAAACGTGGTTCCGGATTTGTTGGTACAGCATTATCATCGGTTACATCAACTTTAGCTTCGGCTACATTTGTGTTCTTAGCAACTTTTTTCTTTTTGTTGTACCGAAGCCATTTGGTTAAATTTTTAATATGGTGTTTTCCTCCAAAAGATCAAAGAAAAGTAAAGGAAGTTGTTGTTGAAATTCAAATCATTATAAAACAATATATTTTTGGCTTGTTTTTGCAATTATTAGCCGTTTCAACTTTAATGTTTATTGCCTACAGTATTATTGGTATAAAATACGCCTTATTATTTGCTATTTTGTGTGGTGTTTTAAACCTAATACCCTACGTTGGTATTTTTACTGCTACTGTTTTAGCTGCTTTAGTAACTTTAGCTACTGGTCAACCTATACAAGCAATTTGGGTAGTTGTAGTCGTTATTGTTGTTAATTCTATTGACGGAAATATTATTACACCTAAAATTATAGGCTCAAAAGTTGCGTTAAATTCTTTTGTGGTATTGTTCGGTATTGTTATTGCCGAATCTATTTGGGGCATTGCGGGTATGTTTCTAGCGATACCTATTTTGGCTATTTGTAAAATTATTTTTGATAATGTTGATGGATTACGTCCTTATGGTTTTGTTTTAGGCGAAGAAGATGCACCTACGCCTTTTTTTGAAAAATATTACAACAGATATTTGTATAGAAAACCTAAAACTACAATTTTACCTAAATCAGAACCCGAAAAAGAACAAATTACTACAGAAAATTCTGATAATAAAGAATCTGACGAGACCAAAGTTTAA
- a CDS encoding gliding motility lipoprotein GldH — protein MIISNKRNIFKVVALSTIFAVIGCTNTDFFNEYQSFSNGWKKNQPAVFSFNSKDTVAKHNAYINIRTNNKYPYSNLFVIVKTIPPTGNAIVDTLQYQMANADGTMLGSGFSNVKEHKLIWREKTTFKKQGVYEVEIVHALRKVNQVKGDAVLNGITDVGLQIK, from the coding sequence ATGATAATAAGCAATAAAAGAAATATCTTTAAAGTTGTAGCTTTATCAACAATATTTGCGGTTATAGGTTGTACAAATACCGATTTTTTTAACGAATACCAATCCTTTAGCAACGGTTGGAAAAAAAATCAACCAGCTGTTTTTTCATTTAACTCAAAAGATACAGTTGCAAAACATAACGCATATATAAACATACGCACAAACAATAAGTATCCCTACAGCAATTTGTTTGTAATTGTAAAAACAATACCGCCAACAGGTAATGCTATTGTTGATACTTTGCAATACCAAATGGCAAATGCAGATGGCACCATGTTGGGTAGTGGCTTTAGTAATGTAAAAGAACATAAATTAATATGGCGCGAAAAAACTACATTTAAAAAACAAGGCGTTTATGAAGTAGAAATTGTTCATGCCTTAAGAAAAGTTAATCAAGTTAAAGGCGATGCTGTTTTAAACGGAATTACCGATGTTGGTTTACAAATAAAATAA
- a CDS encoding penicillin-binding protein 1A, giving the protein MEKIDQTNKKEISTNKRYFRLFWKLFGAGLAFIVLIFAFANWGIFGAMPSFDELENPASNVATEIISSDGKTLGKFYLENRMPVKYEELPEHLVDALVSTEDERFYSHSGIDAKGTMRAIFTAGSSGGASTISQQLAKNLFHGSSGSSNKLFRVIQKVKEWIIAVKLERQYTKNEIIAYYLNTVDFVSNAYGIRSAANIYFNKEPKNLTVDEAAVLVGMLKAPSRYNPRFNPERAQTRRNVVLAQMEKNGKLNHSQTEKFQNKPLKITYTPETHTKGYATYFREYLRDYMRKWVKENPKKDGSTYDIYRDGLRIYTTIDSRMQEYAEEAVEKHLSNLQKEFFIQQKGNKNAPFIQINQAETKKIIDRAMRNSERWRQMSAQGKEEDEIIKSFSKKTKMAIFTWKGEKDTLMTPLDSIVYYKHFLQSGMMSMDPTTGNVKAWVGGIDYKHFQYDHVAQGARQVGSTFKPFVYATAIDQLGMSPCDYIYDGPFTMPKGRYGILQPWSPKNSANKYYGSVTMKYALAQSLNTVTARLMDRVGPKAVIDLCRDLGVKSDIPASPAIALGAVEITVSDMVAAYSTFANQGVYVKPRFINKITDKNGVVLFESKPETRDVMNKDIAYAIVKLLEGVTEGGSGGRLRYTGGGGAGYHAMTGYPYAFKNPIAGKTGTTQNNSDGWFIGMVPNLVTGVWVGNEDRAAHFKSTVYGQGATMALPIWGIFMKKCYADKSLYVSDEDFERPSNISVLVDCWKRVSNDSVSTGNDKKDSLATPTESVPKEFDF; this is encoded by the coding sequence ATGGAAAAAATAGATCAAACTAATAAAAAAGAAATATCCACAAATAAAAGATATTTTAGGTTATTTTGGAAATTATTTGGCGCAGGCCTTGCCTTTATTGTACTTATATTTGCTTTTGCAAATTGGGGTATTTTTGGGGCGATGCCTAGTTTTGATGAGTTAGAAAATCCAGCATCTAACGTAGCTACCGAAATCATTTCATCAGACGGTAAAACACTAGGTAAGTTTTACTTAGAAAACCGTATGCCCGTAAAATATGAAGAACTACCCGAACATTTAGTAGATGCTTTAGTTTCAACCGAAGATGAACGTTTTTATTCACACTCGGGTATCGATGCAAAAGGGACCATGCGTGCAATTTTTACAGCAGGATCTAGCGGAGGGGCTAGTACCATTTCACAACAGTTAGCTAAAAACTTATTTCACGGTAGTTCAGGTTCAAGCAACAAGCTTTTTAGAGTAATTCAAAAAGTAAAAGAATGGATTATTGCCGTAAAATTAGAACGCCAGTATACTAAAAACGAAATTATAGCTTATTACTTAAATACGGTTGATTTTGTGAGTAATGCATACGGAATACGTTCAGCAGCAAATATTTATTTTAACAAAGAACCTAAAAATTTAACTGTAGATGAAGCAGCAGTTTTAGTAGGTATGTTAAAAGCGCCTTCGCGTTACAATCCACGTTTTAACCCAGAGCGTGCCCAAACCAGACGAAATGTTGTATTGGCACAAATGGAAAAAAATGGTAAGTTGAATCATTCTCAAACTGAAAAATTTCAAAATAAACCACTAAAAATAACCTATACACCTGAAACACATACTAAAGGTTACGCAACTTATTTTAGAGAATATTTACGTGATTATATGCGCAAATGGGTAAAAGAAAATCCTAAAAAAGATGGATCTACTTACGATATTTACCGCGATGGATTACGTATTTACACAACAATAGATTCACGTATGCAAGAATATGCCGAAGAAGCTGTTGAAAAACACTTGTCTAACCTTCAAAAAGAGTTTTTTATTCAGCAAAAAGGCAATAAAAATGCACCGTTTATACAAATAAATCAAGCTGAAACAAAGAAAATAATCGACCGCGCAATGCGTAATTCTGAGCGTTGGCGACAAATGAGTGCACAAGGAAAAGAAGAAGATGAAATTATAAAATCGTTCAGTAAAAAAACCAAAATGGCCATTTTTACTTGGAAAGGCGAGAAGGACACCTTAATGACTCCTTTAGATTCTATTGTGTATTACAAACACTTTTTACAATCGGGTATGATGTCTATGGATCCAACAACAGGTAACGTTAAAGCTTGGGTAGGTGGTATAGATTATAAACATTTTCAGTATGATCACGTTGCTCAAGGTGCACGCCAAGTTGGTTCAACTTTTAAACCTTTTGTTTATGCAACTGCCATAGATCAACTTGGAATGAGTCCTTGCGATTATATTTACGACGGCCCATTTACAATGCCTAAAGGGCGTTATGGTATTTTACAACCTTGGTCGCCAAAAAACTCAGCCAATAAATACTATGGTTCTGTAACAATGAAATATGCCTTAGCGCAATCTTTAAACACCGTTACTGCTCGTTTAATGGATCGTGTAGGACCAAAAGCAGTTATAGATTTATGCCGAGATTTAGGTGTTAAATCAGATATTCCAGCATCGCCAGCTATTGCATTAGGTGCCGTTGAGATTACAGTGAGCGATATGGTGGCCGCTTATAGTACTTTTGCAAACCAAGGGGTTTACGTAAAACCACGATTTATAAATAAAATAACAGATAAAAACGGTGTAGTTTTATTCGAATCAAAACCAGAAACTCGCGATGTAATGAATAAAGACATTGCTTATGCCATAGTAAAATTACTTGAAGGTGTTACCGAAGGTGGTTCTGGTGGACGTTTGCGTTATACAGGTGGTGGTGGTGCAGGTTACCATGCCATGACTGGATACCCATATGCATTTAAAAACCCAATTGCTGGTAAAACTGGTACAACACAAAACAATTCCGATGGATGGTTTATTGGTATGGTTCCAAATTTAGTTACAGGTGTTTGGGTTGGTAACGAAGACCGTGCAGCTCATTTTAAATCAACCGTTTATGGGCAAGGTGCTACTATGGCTTTACCTATTTGGGGTATTTTTATGAAGAAATGTTATGCTGATAAATCACTTTACGTTTCCGACGAAGATTTTGAACGTCCATCAAACATCAGTGTTTTAGTAGATTGTTGGAAACGTGTTTCAAACGATTCAGTAAGTACAGGTAATGATAAAAAAGATAGTTTAGCAACACCAACCGAAAGTGTGCCAAAAGAATTTGATTTTTAA
- a CDS encoding endonuclease/exonuclease/phosphatase family protein, giving the protein MGIKFRIVLLTTLLGAVGCAQPQKKSYAIHTVAFYNLENLFDTIRDESIYDEEWTPNGERNWDGRKYNQKLENLSRAISELGTDENPNMPTILGVCELENKKVLEDLVNMPKLKSAAYGIVHYNSPDRRGIDVGLLYQTKHFKPTSSKNIPLYIYDKTQDKDSNNGKGKRIYTRDQLLVSGLFDGEEMHFIVNHWPSRSGGEKKSSPNREAAAALNKKIIDSLQQINPNAKIFTMGDLNDGPYNKSVKEVLNAKGKKDDVEKGDVFNPMYQLYKEGHGTIAYRDAWDIFDQIIISEPLLSKEYSSYRYWKTGIFNKPFLTQKSGQYKGYPLRNQLSGEPGFSDHFPVYIYLIKEQN; this is encoded by the coding sequence ATGGGCATAAAATTTAGAATTGTACTATTAACCACCTTGTTAGGAGCCGTAGGTTGTGCACAACCACAAAAAAAATCATATGCAATACACACGGTTGCATTTTATAATTTAGAAAACTTGTTTGATACCATTCGCGATGAAAGTATTTACGATGAAGAATGGACGCCAAATGGGGAAAGAAATTGGGATGGAAGAAAATACAACCAAAAATTAGAAAATTTAAGTAGAGCTATATCAGAGTTAGGTACAGACGAAAACCCTAATATGCCTACCATTCTAGGTGTTTGCGAATTAGAAAACAAAAAGGTGTTAGAAGATTTAGTAAATATGCCTAAATTAAAAAGTGCAGCTTACGGTATTGTACACTATAATTCGCCTGATCGCAGGGGTATTGATGTAGGTTTGTTATACCAAACAAAACATTTTAAACCTACTAGTTCAAAAAATATACCTTTATATATTTACGATAAAACACAAGATAAAGATAGTAACAACGGAAAAGGCAAGCGTATTTATACACGTGATCAATTGTTAGTTTCAGGCTTGTTTGATGGCGAAGAGATGCATTTTATAGTAAACCACTGGCCATCACGCTCAGGCGGTGAAAAGAAAAGTAGTCCAAACCGCGAAGCCGCTGCAGCTTTAAACAAAAAAATAATCGATTCGTTACAACAAATCAACCCAAACGCCAAAATTTTTACTATGGGCGATTTAAACGATGGACCGTATAACAAATCGGTAAAAGAAGTGTTGAACGCTAAAGGTAAAAAAGACGATGTTGAAAAAGGCGATGTGTTTAACCCAATGTACCAATTGTATAAAGAAGGTCACGGTACAATAGCTTACCGCGATGCTTGGGATATTTTCGATCAAATAATTATTAGTGAACCTTTACTAAGCAAAGAATATTCATCATACAGATATTGGAAAACAGGTATTTTTAACAAACCATTTTTAACTCAAAAATCGGGGCAGTACAAAGGCTATCCATTACGAAATCAGTTAAGCGGAGAACCAGGTTTTAGCGACCACTTTCCAGTTTACATATACCTAATAAAAGAACAAAATTAA
- a CDS encoding CoA transferase subunit B produces MALDKIGIAKRIAKELQDGFYVNLGIGIPTLVANYVPEGMNVEFQSENGVLGMGPFPFEGEEDADIINAGKQTITTLPGAVFFDSATSFGMIRSQHVDLTILGAMEVSENGDIANWKIPGKMVKGMGGAMDLVASAENIIVAMMHVNKAGESKILKQCTLPLTGVGCVKKVVTELAVLEITPNGFKLLERAPGVSVEDIIKATEADLIIEGTIPEMVL; encoded by the coding sequence ATGGCATTAGATAAAATTGGAATTGCAAAGCGTATTGCTAAAGAACTGCAAGATGGTTTTTATGTGAATTTAGGAATTGGTATTCCAACTTTGGTTGCAAACTATGTACCTGAAGGTATGAATGTAGAATTTCAATCTGAAAACGGAGTACTTGGCATGGGACCTTTTCCTTTTGAAGGAGAAGAAGATGCTGATATTATAAATGCAGGTAAACAAACCATTACAACTTTACCAGGTGCTGTTTTCTTTGATTCGGCTACAAGTTTTGGTATGATACGTTCACAACATGTTGATTTAACTATTTTAGGTGCAATGGAAGTTTCAGAAAACGGTGATATTGCCAACTGGAAAATTCCTGGAAAAATGGTGAAAGGTATGGGCGGTGCCATGGATTTAGTTGCTTCGGCAGAAAATATTATTGTTGCCATGATGCACGTAAACAAAGCAGGCGAATCTAAAATACTTAAGCAATGTACATTGCCTTTAACGGGTGTTGGCTGTGTTAAAAAAGTAGTAACAGAATTAGCAGTTTTAGAAATTACCCCAAATGGGTTTAAACTTTTAGAACGCGCACCTGGTGTTAGCGTTGAAGATATTATTAAAGCTACTGAAGCTGATTTAATTATTGAAGGAACAATTCCAGAAATGGTTCTTTAA
- a CDS encoding PSP1 domain-containing protein, whose amino-acid sequence MHYPSGFEPFDVVEVRFKNGRKDFYKNTEKLSLQIGDVVATEASPGHDIGVVTLTGELVKVQMKKKKVNPYGETLKIYRKATQKDIDIWSDARNKEEPMKVRAREIAIELKLEMKISDIEFQGDASKATFYYTANDRVDFRQLIKEFAREFSIRIEMKQVGFRQEAARLGGIGSCGRELCCSTWLTDFRSVNTAAARYQQLSLNPQKLAGQCGKLKCCLNYELDTYLDALKGMPDTETRINTKNGELVCQKIDIFKEVMWFAYPSNSANWFKFEVEQVKEMLALNKKGQAIDAVEEYVFEEAATTSLQNVVAEDSLSRFDEPKRKKRPQRNKKKPEAKDDTNPRAKRTNANTQQQRTQQNTALNTEKAPNKNTKTNQPTKTNNQVEKPKVDSESVNNQADTNQNKARKKNFKRPNKNNTNKQNQKPNDNKQ is encoded by the coding sequence ATGCACTACCCATCAGGATTTGAACCTTTTGATGTAGTAGAAGTTCGTTTTAAAAACGGTAGAAAAGATTTTTATAAAAATACCGAAAAACTTTCCTTACAAATAGGCGATGTAGTTGCTACAGAAGCTAGCCCAGGGCACGATATTGGCGTTGTAACTTTAACAGGTGAATTGGTTAAAGTACAAATGAAAAAGAAAAAAGTAAATCCATACGGTGAAACTTTAAAAATTTACCGCAAAGCAACCCAAAAAGATATTGACATTTGGAGCGATGCACGTAATAAAGAAGAGCCTATGAAAGTGCGCGCACGTGAAATTGCAATTGAATTAAAGTTAGAAATGAAAATTTCTGATATTGAATTTCAAGGCGATGCATCAAAAGCTACTTTTTATTATACCGCAAACGACCGTGTTGACTTTAGACAATTAATTAAAGAATTTGCACGTGAATTCAGTATTCGTATCGAAATGAAACAAGTAGGCTTTCGTCAAGAAGCAGCTCGCTTGGGCGGTATAGGTTCATGTGGTCGTGAATTGTGTTGTTCTACTTGGTTAACCGATTTTAGAAGCGTAAATACAGCTGCAGCACGTTACCAGCAATTGTCGTTAAATCCACAAAAATTAGCAGGTCAATGTGGTAAATTAAAGTGTTGTTTAAATTATGAATTAGATACATATTTAGACGCACTTAAAGGCATGCCCGATACCGAAACACGTATCAACACTAAAAACGGCGAATTAGTTTGCCAAAAAATTGATATTTTTAAAGAAGTAATGTGGTTTGCATATCCATCTAACAGTGCAAACTGGTTTAAATTTGAAGTAGAACAGGTAAAAGAAATGCTTGCTTTAAATAAAAAAGGTCAAGCTATTGATGCTGTTGAAGAATATGTGTTTGAAGAAGCAGCTACTACATCTTTACAAAATGTTGTAGCAGAAGATAGTTTATCGCGTTTTGATGAACCTAAGCGCAAAAAACGTCCGCAACGCAACAAGAAAAAACCCGAAGCTAAAGACGATACAAATCCACGTGCTAAACGTACCAATGCCAATACGCAACAGCAACGTACACAGCAAAATACGGCTTTAAATACCGAGAAAGCGCCAAACAAAAACACAAAAACCAATCAGCCAACAAAAACGAATAACCAAGTTGAAAAACCTAAGGTCGATTCGGAAAGTGTTAATAATCAAGCGGATACAAATCAAAATAAAGCACGAAAAAAGAATTTTAAAAGACCCAACAAAAATAATACAAATAAGCAAAATCAAAAGCCCAATGATAATAAGCAATAA
- a CDS encoding carboxypeptidase-like regulatory domain-containing protein, translating into MKKLLFSTFLVLITLTTWAQSKALRGVVVDAKTQQPLLNVTANLSNTNLSATTNAQGEFEILNPTTGNQVLFINFTGYIQKQFILDIPTDNDVDLGTIYLEEDVTSEQQLSLITLTENDLGDDNSGSETTSGLLQASRDPFRQAAAFNWGQARFRIRGLDNEYGNIFINGISMNKIVDGRPQFSNWGGLNDATRNQEFINGSMPSDYAFGGILGVQAINTRASFIRTGTRVSLSGANTNYSGRGMITYGSGMTKNGWAYAASASYRLAKEGFFDGTDYDAKSFFLAVEKRINNNHSLNLSAIYAQNSRGKNGPNTQEVIDLMGYKYNSYWGWQNGKKRNSRDKDVEEPLFILSHYWNISEKSTLNTNVSYQFGKISNSRLDYNGANNPDPTYYKNLPSYYLNLHDTSGSVPVWTPDFAKAEQNRNDFLANSQINWDRLYQQNIMLGKSVNALYADVTQDNQLTANTLFNTQISNKVGFNAGLTYRKLRSENYQEMIDLLGGQYLEDRDLFLSSEFADSDVNNPNRKVYQGDKYGYNYIMHANVVDLFTQFQFNFGKLDFYLSQNASYTDYQREGLYKNALYADSSYGKGSKISFENFGFKGGATYKLTGQHIFNFNASYYTQAPSIRNSYTNIRISDGKINNLDNEKVFGTDINYIIRTPKVKGRIGAYFNDIKDATRTSFFFADGIDLELDDATSSDFVAEITRGINKQSMGVELGAEYQATKTIKVTAAANYGQTIFSDNANVYLNVDGRRESGLNPLINYGTSYIKNYRVGGSPQQAYSIGVEYRDPKYWWIGANANFLTDIYLDVSPLLRTNNFFAEPGQGGAAFNEIDTNVAKRLLKQEKLDDIFLVNLQGGKSWRINGKTFGFFASVNNVLGLEYKTGGFEQARNANYRELLMDQASGTRTFGPKYFYGFGRTYFLNLYMNF; encoded by the coding sequence ATGAAAAAATTACTCTTTAGCACTTTTTTAGTGTTAATTACCCTAACAACTTGGGCACAAAGTAAAGCGTTACGCGGGGTGGTTGTTGATGCAAAAACACAGCAACCCTTGTTAAATGTAACTGCAAATTTATCTAACACAAATTTATCGGCAACAACAAATGCGCAAGGTGAATTTGAAATTTTAAACCCTACCACAGGTAATCAGGTACTGTTTATTAACTTTACGGGGTATATTCAAAAGCAATTTATTTTGGATATTCCTACCGATAATGATGTAGATTTAGGTACTATTTACTTGGAAGAAGATGTTACATCTGAACAACAATTAAGTTTAATTACCCTTACCGAAAATGATTTGGGTGATGACAATTCTGGTTCTGAAACTACTTCGGGCTTACTTCAAGCATCGCGCGATCCTTTTCGCCAAGCAGCTGCTTTTAACTGGGGGCAGGCACGCTTTAGAATTAGAGGTTTAGATAACGAATATGGAAATATCTTTATTAATGGTATTTCTATGAACAAAATTGTAGACGGGCGTCCGCAGTTTTCTAACTGGGGCGGTTTAAACGATGCTACCCGTAATCAAGAATTCATTAACGGTTCTATGCCTAGCGATTATGCTTTTGGTGGTATTTTAGGGGTACAAGCTATTAACACGCGCGCTTCGTTCATTCGTACAGGAACAAGAGTTTCGTTATCGGGTGCTAATACCAATTACAGCGGCCGTGGAATGATAACTTACGGTTCGGGTATGACTAAAAATGGTTGGGCATATGCAGCGTCGGCTTCATATCGTTTAGCAAAAGAAGGCTTTTTTGATGGAACAGATTATGATGCAAAATCGTTTTTCTTAGCTGTTGAAAAAAGAATTAACAACAACCACAGCTTAAACTTATCGGCTATTTACGCACAAAACAGTCGCGGTAAAAACGGCCCTAATACACAAGAGGTTATTGACTTAATGGGTTACAAATACAACTCATACTGGGGTTGGCAAAATGGCAAAAAACGCAATTCACGTGATAAAGATGTTGAAGAACCGTTGTTTATTTTAAGTCATTATTGGAACATCAGCGAAAAATCTACTTTAAATACTAACGTATCGTATCAATTTGGAAAAATTTCTAATAGCCGCTTAGATTATAACGGCGCAAATAATCCAGATCCTACATACTACAAAAATTTACCAAGTTACTATTTAAACTTACATGACACATCGGGCAGCGTACCCGTTTGGACACCAGATTTTGCTAAAGCTGAACAAAACAGAAACGATTTCTTAGCTAATTCACAAATTAACTGGGATCGTTTATACCAACAAAACATTATGTTAGGCAAATCGGTTAATGCTTTATATGCCGATGTTACTCAAGACAACCAATTAACTGCAAATACTTTATTTAATACACAAATTTCTAATAAAGTTGGCTTTAATGCAGGTTTAACTTATCGCAAATTAAGATCAGAAAACTACCAAGAAATGATTGATTTATTAGGCGGACAGTATTTAGAAGATCGCGATTTATTTTTAAGTTCTGAATTTGCCGATTCTGATGTGAACAACCCTAACCGTAAAGTTTACCAAGGCGATAAATACGGATACAACTATATTATGCACGCAAATGTGGTTGATTTATTTACACAGTTTCAATTTAACTTTGGCAAATTAGATTTTTATTTATCACAAAATGCTTCGTACACCGATTATCAACGCGAAGGTTTGTATAAAAATGCTTTATATGCCGATTCTTCATACGGTAAAGGCAGCAAAATATCTTTTGAAAACTTTGGTTTTAAAGGTGGGGCAACTTATAAATTAACAGGTCAACACATATTTAACTTTAATGCAAGTTACTATACACAAGCACCTTCAATTCGTAACAGCTATACAAATATTAGAATTAGCGACGGTAAAATTAACAACTTAGACAACGAAAAAGTTTTTGGTACCGATATTAACTATATTATACGTACACCAAAAGTAAAAGGTAGAATTGGCGCTTATTTTAACGATATTAAAGATGCTACAAGAACATCGTTCTTCTTTGCAGACGGTATTGATTTAGAATTAGACGACGCAACTAGCAGTGATTTTGTTGCAGAAATTACTCGCGGTATCAACAAACAAAGCATGGGTGTAGAATTAGGTGCTGAATACCAAGCTACAAAAACCATTAAAGTAACTGCAGCTGCAAACTATGGGCAAACAATTTTCTCTGACAACGCTAATGTTTATTTAAATGTTGACGGAAGACGTGAAAGTGGTTTAAACCCACTAATTAACTATGGCACCAGCTACATTAAAAACTATCGCGTAGGTGGATCGCCACAACAAGCATATTCAATTGGTGTTGAATACCGCGATCCAAAATATTGGTGGATTGGTGCAAACGCAAACTTTTTAACTGATATTTATTTAGATGTATCGCCTTTATTAAGAACAAACAATTTCTTTGCAGAACCAGGTCAAGGTGGTGCAGCGTTTAACGAAATTGATACCAACGTAGCAAAACGTTTATTAAAACAAGAAAAATTAGACGATATTTTCTTAGTAAACCTACAAGGTGGTAAATCGTGGAGAATTAATGGTAAAACATTTGGCTTCTTTGCATCGGTTAACAACGTATTAGGTTTAGAATACAAAACAGGTGGTTTTGAACAAGCACGTAACGCAAATTACCGCGAATTATTAATGGATCAAGCAAGTGGTACACGTACCTTTGGCCCTAAATATTTCTACGGCTTTGGCAGAACTTATTTCTTAAATTTATACATGAACTTTTAA
- a CDS encoding CoA transferase subunit A, whose translation MINKKVANAQEALHDVQDNQTIMVGGFGLSGIPENSIAELVRKNVTGLTCISNNAGVDDFGLGLLLQKRQVKKMIASYVGENAEFERQMLSGELDVELTPQGTLAEKCRAAQAGIPAFFTPAGYGTEVAQGKETREFNGKMYVMEEAYKADFAIVKAWKGDEAGNLIFRGTARNFNACMAGAGKITIAEVEELVPAGQLDPNQIHIPGIYVKRIFQGENYEKRIEQRTVRKRD comes from the coding sequence ATGATTAATAAAAAGGTTGCTAATGCACAAGAAGCATTACACGATGTACAAGATAATCAAACCATTATGGTTGGAGGTTTTGGGTTAAGTGGAATTCCTGAAAATTCAATAGCCGAGTTGGTTCGCAAAAATGTAACAGGCTTAACATGCATTTCAAACAACGCAGGGGTTGATGATTTTGGTTTGGGCTTATTATTACAAAAGCGCCAAGTAAAAAAAATGATTGCATCTTACGTTGGTGAAAATGCCGAATTTGAACGCCAAATGTTAAGCGGTGAATTAGATGTAGAACTTACTCCACAAGGAACTTTAGCCGAAAAATGCCGTGCTGCACAAGCAGGTATTCCCGCTTTCTTTACACCTGCAGGTTATGGAACTGAAGTTGCACAAGGAAAAGAAACCCGTGAATTTAACGGTAAAATGTATGTAATGGAAGAAGCTTATAAAGCTGATTTTGCCATTGTAAAAGCTTGGAAAGGCGATGAAGCTGGAAATTTAATTTTTCGCGGTACAGCACGCAATTTTAATGCGTGTATGGCGGGTGCAGGCAAAATTACAATTGCCGAAGTGGAAGAGTTGGTACCTGCTGGTCAGTTAGATCCTAACCAAATACATATTCCAGGAATTTATGTAAAACGTATTTTTCAAGGAGAAAACTACGAAAAAAGAATTGAACAACGAACTGTACGTAAAAGAGATTAA